From one Rattus norvegicus strain BN/NHsdMcwi chromosome 7, GRCr8, whole genome shotgun sequence genomic stretch:
- the Zfp790l3 gene encoding zinc finger protein 844-like isoform X4, producing the protein MAAVTCEDVHVNFTHEEWALLDPFQKSLYKDVMLETYWNLTAIDIISVTLDINLVSVKDMERSNVPLQVKDFFKYMKASILKGNPMNVNNAVKSLQIYVIFKNMKKNIPEKNYMNVITVVKPFQVTVLFKYTTEPIQERNPMIVRTVVKHLHVAVIFYNTKELIQERNPMIVRTVVKHFQVAVIFKFIEESTLERNPMDVISVVKPLHIAVLFKNMNEVILERKSMSVINVVKLLHVMEVFKIVKNILLKNHMNVVNVVMPLHIAYIYLKEVVLEKGHSNVLNVVKPFQVIVLFKYMKELIRERSLMTVMNVVKPFQVVVIFTNTKELIQEKNPIIALNVVQHLRIAVVFKNMKKLTLERNLMSVINAVKPLHVVLVFKYMKEVIVERNLMSVINVVKSLQVVVVFDIIENTILLRNQINQCGKAFPCCSHLQTHERNHTGKKL; encoded by the coding sequence ACATAATATCTGTCACTCTGGATATAAACCTTGTGAGCGTAAAGGATATGGAAAGAAGCAATGTACCTTTGCAAGTAAAAGATTTCTTCAAATATATGAAAGCATCCATACTGAAgggaaaccctatgaatgtaaacAATGCAGTCAAATCTTTGCAAATTTATGTCATcttcaaaaacatgaaaaaaaacatACCAGAGAAAAACTATATGAATGTAATCACTGTGGTAAAGCCTTTCCAAGTCACAGTTCTCTTCAAATACACAACAGAAcccatacaggagagaaaccctatgattGTAAGGACTGTGGTAAAGCATTTACATGTAGCGGTAATCTTCTACAACACAAAAgaactcatacaggagagaaaccctatgattGTAAGGACTGTGGTAAAGCATTTTCAAGTAGCAGTAATCttcaaattcatagaagaaagcacactggagagaaaccctatggatgtaatcagtgtggtaaaaCCTTTGCATATAGCAGTGCTATTCAAAAACATGAACGAAGTCATACTAGAGAGAAAATCTATGagtgtaatcaatgtggtaaagcttttgcACGTCATGGAAGTCTTCAAAATCGTGAAGAACATACTCTTGAAAAACCATATGAATGTAGTCAATGTGGTAATGCCTTTGCATATAGCATATATATACCTGAAAGAAGTAGTACTGGAGAAAGGCCATTCAAATgtactcaatgtggtaaagcctttccAAGTCATAGTTCtcttcaaatacatgaaagaactcATACGGGAGAGAAGCCTTATGactgtaatgaatgtggtaaagccttttcaagTCGTAGTCATCTTCACGAACACAAAAGAActcatacaggagaaaaaccctaTCATTGCATTAAATGTGGTACAGCATTTGCGTATAGCAgtagtcttcaaaaacatgaaaaaactcacactggagagaaaccttatgagtGTAATCAATGCGGTAAAGCCTTTACACGTCGTGCTAGTCTTCAAGTACATGAAAGAAGTCAtagtggagagaaaccttatgagtgtaatcaatgtggtaaagtcTTTGCAAGTCGTAGTAGTCTTCGATATCATAGAAAACACCATACTGTTAAGAAACCAAattaatcagtgtggtaaagcctttccATGTTGCAGTCATcttcaaacacatgaaaggaatCATACTGGAAAGAAACTATGA
- the Zfp790l3 gene encoding zinc finger protein 709-like isoform X1 — MAAVTCEDVHVNFTHEEWALLDPFQKSLYKDVMLETYWNLTAIGYKLEELKRMELSQCSRRCGRHNICHSGYKPCERKGYGKKQCTFASKRFLQIYESIHTEGKPYECKQCSQIFANLCHLQKHEKKHTREKLYECNHCGKAFPSHSSLQIHNRTHTGEKPYDCKDCGKAFTCSGNLLQHKRTHTGEKPYDCKDCGKAFSSSSNLQIHRRKHTGEKPYGCNQCGKTFAYSSAIQKHERSHTREKIYECNQCGKAFARHGSLQNREEHTLEKPYECSQCGNAFAYSIYIPERSSTGERPFKCTQCGKAFPSHSSLQIHERTHTGEKPYDCNECGKAFSSRSHLHEHKRTHTGEKPYHCIKCGTAFAYSSSLQKHEKTHTGEKPYECNQCGKAFTRRASLQVHERSHSGEKPYECNQCGKVFASRSSLRYHRKHHTVKKPN, encoded by the exons gatacaaattggaagaacTGAAGAGGATGGAACTCTCTCAATGCTCTAGAAGATGTGGAAG ACATAATATCTGTCACTCTGGATATAAACCTTGTGAGCGTAAAGGATATGGAAAGAAGCAATGTACCTTTGCAAGTAAAAGATTTCTTCAAATATATGAAAGCATCCATACTGAAgggaaaccctatgaatgtaaacAATGCAGTCAAATCTTTGCAAATTTATGTCATcttcaaaaacatgaaaaaaaacatACCAGAGAAAAACTATATGAATGTAATCACTGTGGTAAAGCCTTTCCAAGTCACAGTTCTCTTCAAATACACAACAGAAcccatacaggagagaaaccctatgattGTAAGGACTGTGGTAAAGCATTTACATGTAGCGGTAATCTTCTACAACACAAAAgaactcatacaggagagaaaccctatgattGTAAGGACTGTGGTAAAGCATTTTCAAGTAGCAGTAATCttcaaattcatagaagaaagcacactggagagaaaccctatggatgtaatcagtgtggtaaaaCCTTTGCATATAGCAGTGCTATTCAAAAACATGAACGAAGTCATACTAGAGAGAAAATCTATGagtgtaatcaatgtggtaaagcttttgcACGTCATGGAAGTCTTCAAAATCGTGAAGAACATACTCTTGAAAAACCATATGAATGTAGTCAATGTGGTAATGCCTTTGCATATAGCATATATATACCTGAAAGAAGTAGTACTGGAGAAAGGCCATTCAAATgtactcaatgtggtaaagcctttccAAGTCATAGTTCtcttcaaatacatgaaagaactcATACGGGAGAGAAGCCTTATGactgtaatgaatgtggtaaagccttttcaagTCGTAGTCATCTTCACGAACACAAAAGAActcatacaggagaaaaaccctaTCATTGCATTAAATGTGGTACAGCATTTGCGTATAGCAgtagtcttcaaaaacatgaaaaaactcacactggagagaaaccttatgagtGTAATCAATGCGGTAAAGCCTTTACACGTCGTGCTAGTCTTCAAGTACATGAAAGAAGTCAtagtggagagaaaccttatgagtgtaatcaatgtggtaaagtcTTTGCAAGTCGTAGTAGTCTTCGATATCATAGAAAACACCATACTGTTAAGAAACCAAattaa
- the Zfp790l3 gene encoding zinc finger protein 431-like isoform X2 has product MLETYWNLTAIGYKLEELKRMELSQCSRRCGRHNICHSGYKPCERKGYGKKQCTFASKRFLQIYESIHTEGKPYECKQCSQIFANLCHLQKHEKKHTREKLYECNHCGKAFPSHSSLQIHNRTHTGEKPYDCKDCGKAFTCSGNLLQHKRTHTGEKPYDCKDCGKAFSSSSNLQIHRRKHTGEKPYGCNQCGKTFAYSSAIQKHERSHTREKIYECNQCGKAFARHGSLQNREEHTLEKPYECSQCGNAFAYSIYIPERSSTGERPFKCTQCGKAFPSHSSLQIHERTHTGEKPYDCNECGKAFSSRSHLHEHKRTHTGEKPYHCIKCGTAFAYSSSLQKHEKTHTGEKPYECNQCGKAFTRRASLQVHERSHSGEKPYECNQCGKVFASRSSLRYHRKHHTVKKPN; this is encoded by the exons gatacaaattggaagaacTGAAGAGGATGGAACTCTCTCAATGCTCTAGAAGATGTGGAAG ACATAATATCTGTCACTCTGGATATAAACCTTGTGAGCGTAAAGGATATGGAAAGAAGCAATGTACCTTTGCAAGTAAAAGATTTCTTCAAATATATGAAAGCATCCATACTGAAgggaaaccctatgaatgtaaacAATGCAGTCAAATCTTTGCAAATTTATGTCATcttcaaaaacatgaaaaaaaacatACCAGAGAAAAACTATATGAATGTAATCACTGTGGTAAAGCCTTTCCAAGTCACAGTTCTCTTCAAATACACAACAGAAcccatacaggagagaaaccctatgattGTAAGGACTGTGGTAAAGCATTTACATGTAGCGGTAATCTTCTACAACACAAAAgaactcatacaggagagaaaccctatgattGTAAGGACTGTGGTAAAGCATTTTCAAGTAGCAGTAATCttcaaattcatagaagaaagcacactggagagaaaccctatggatgtaatcagtgtggtaaaaCCTTTGCATATAGCAGTGCTATTCAAAAACATGAACGAAGTCATACTAGAGAGAAAATCTATGagtgtaatcaatgtggtaaagcttttgcACGTCATGGAAGTCTTCAAAATCGTGAAGAACATACTCTTGAAAAACCATATGAATGTAGTCAATGTGGTAATGCCTTTGCATATAGCATATATATACCTGAAAGAAGTAGTACTGGAGAAAGGCCATTCAAATgtactcaatgtggtaaagcctttccAAGTCATAGTTCtcttcaaatacatgaaagaactcATACGGGAGAGAAGCCTTATGactgtaatgaatgtggtaaagccttttcaagTCGTAGTCATCTTCACGAACACAAAAGAActcatacaggagaaaaaccctaTCATTGCATTAAATGTGGTACAGCATTTGCGTATAGCAgtagtcttcaaaaacatgaaaaaactcacactggagagaaaccttatgagtGTAATCAATGCGGTAAAGCCTTTACACGTCGTGCTAGTCTTCAAGTACATGAAAGAAGTCAtagtggagagaaaccttatgagtgtaatcaatgtggtaaagtcTTTGCAAGTCGTAGTAGTCTTCGATATCATAGAAAACACCATACTGTTAAGAAACCAAattaa